From one Lycium ferocissimum isolate CSIRO_LF1 chromosome 7, AGI_CSIRO_Lferr_CH_V1, whole genome shotgun sequence genomic stretch:
- the LOC132062399 gene encoding uncharacterized protein LOC132062399: protein MAYLEKSFIYFGGLKPDIQQNILEALEFTRDELPFRYLGIPLSSKRLSIMQCKRLIDKILTRIKSWTTRFLSYAERLLLVKTVLFSIQVFWSQVFVLPKKGLVVWEAKTAQASWMVQNILKARKTFQRAGLSEQGVTLMETYSIKKLYIVTREDYLEVPWIRLIWNNVGAPKWVFIMYLALHRRLQTKDRIASWANIENLDCPLCQDKLKEIDHTLFKCEYARRVWEKLLVW from the exons ATGGCATATTTAGAAAAGAGCTTCATTTATTTTGGAGGTCTTAAACCTGACATTCAACAAAATATCTTGGAAGCTTTGGAGTTCACTAGGGATGAATTGCCTTTCAGATACCTAGGCATTCCCCTTAGTAGCAAGAGACTGTCTATTATGCAATGCAAGCGACTCATTGATAAAATTCTTACTAGAATTAAGTCATGGACAACCAGGTTTCTTTCATATGCTGAAAGATTACTCTTGGTCAAGACTGTACTCTTTTCTATCCAAGTTTTCTGGTCACAAGTTTTTGTGTTGCCTAAAAAA GGCCTCGTTGTGTGGGAAGCTAAGACAGCTCAAGCTTCTTGGATGGTCCAGAATATCCTCAAAGCCAGAAAAACCTTTCAACGGGCAGGACTGAGTGAGCAAGGTGTGACGCTAATGGAGACCTATTCTATTAAGAAACTGTATATCGTTACTAGAGAGGATTATCTAGAGGTTCCTTGGATACGATTGATCTGGAACAATGTTGGGGCTCCTAAATGGGTGTTTATTATGTATCTGGCATTACATAGGAGACTACAAACAAAGGATAGGATTGCTAGTTGGGCAAATATTGAGAATTTGGACTGTCCCTTATGCCAGGATAAACTTAAAGAGATTGACCACACTTTGTTTAAATGTGAATATGCTAGAAGAGTGTGGGAAAAGCTACTCGTATGGTAA